Proteins co-encoded in one Epinephelus moara isolate mb chromosome 13, YSFRI_EMoa_1.0, whole genome shotgun sequence genomic window:
- the brsk1a gene encoding serine/threonine-protein kinase BRSK1 isoform X6 — translation MASLQVGDSLLETSCGSPHYACPEVIRGEKYDGRRADVWSCGVILFALLVGALPFDHDNLRQLLEKVKSGVFHMPHFIPPDCQSLLKGMIEVNPEKRLTLEAIQKHAWYLGGRNEPCPEQPPPRRVCVRRILSLTELDPDVLDSMHSLGCFRDRGKLTRDLQCEEENQEKMIYYLLLDRKERYPSYEDEDLPPRNDVADPPRKRVDSPMLTRHGRCRPERKSLEVLSVTEQGSPTPPRRALDTAAHSQRSRSVSGASTGLSSSPLSSPRSYQSPVFTFSQSDVTSATATPLTKEPKQGNATTPRSARAHDKPKAPPNPKTQTLPTKGPADRPHLQPIKSLPLHNPSSRSPSPSPLLSPIPRFFFPSSSVLKSVTKSFYPNSAHSVPQVTPQGSPLPTPLGTPVHHPHHPSSTPPSSSSSSSSSRAEGGGGVGSLSLTPPSSPGGGSGMAASSSAHWRTRLNSFKNNLLGSPRFHRRKLQVPTSEDMSSLTPESSPELAKKSWFGNFIGLEKEEQIFVVIRDKPLSSVKADIVHAFLSIPSLSHSVLSQTSFRAEYKSSGGPSVFQKPVKFQVDIAFSEGERERDRERSEREGRRETGIYSVTFTLISGPSRRFRRVVETIQAQLLSSHDQPMVQALSDPFPDEKNGRPHGTPTRQNSRRSEGGGDRCEWGDRADGGGIGGSGGVLQRRGSAKERTRLLSSNGTQSQP, via the exons ATGGCCTCCCTACAGGTGGGAGACAGTCTGTTAGAGACCAGCTGTGG ATCGCCACATTATGCTTGCCCTGAAGTTATACGG GGGGAGAAATACGATGGGCGGAGAGCAGATGTGTGGAGCTGTGGGGTCATCCTTTTTGCTCTGTTGGTG GGTGCCCTGCCCTTTGACCATGACAATTTACGCCAGCTTCTGGAGAAGGTGAAGAGTGGGGTGTTCCACATGCCCCACTTCATCCCCCCGGACTGCCAGTCACTGCTCAAGGGCATGATTGAGGTCAACCCTGAAAAGAGGCTCACG CTAGAGGCCATCCAGAAACACGCCTGGTATCT GGGAGGTCGTAATGAGCCGTGTCCTGAGCAGCCTCCTCCCAGGCGGGTGTGTGTGAGGCGAATCTTGTCCCTGACTGAGCTGGACCCAGATGTGTTGGACAGCATGCACTCGCTGGGTTGTTTCCGAGACCGAGGCAAGCTCACACGTGATTTGCAATGTGAAGA aGAAAACCAGGAAAAGATGATCTATTACCTACTGCTGGACAGGAAAGAGCGCTACCCCAGCTATGAGGATGAGGACTTGCCTCCGCGCAATGACGTAG CGGACCCTCCTCGAAAGCGAGTTGACTCTCCAATGCTGACGCGCCACGGCCGCTGTCGCCCAGAGAGGAAAAGCCTGGAGGTGCTGAGTGTTACTGAGCAGGGATCCCCTACCCCGCCTCGCAGGGCCCTGGACACAGCTGCACACAGCCAGAG GTCTCGCTCAGTCAGCGGAGCATCAACTGGACTCTCCTCCAGCCCTCTCAGCAGTCCCAGG TCCTATCAAAGCCCCGTCTTCACTTTCAGCCAATCAGACGTCACCTCTGCCACCGCTACTCCCCTCACAAAGGAGCCCAAACAGGGAAACGCCACCACTCCTCGCTCAGCACGGGCTCATGACAAGCCCAAAGCTCCCCCCAACCCAAAGACCCAGACCCTGCCCACCAAGGGACCGGCAGACCGACCCCATCTGCAGCCCATCAAATCCCTGCCTCTGCACAACCCATCCTCCCGCTCACCCTCCCCTTCTCCGCTCCTGTCACCCATCCCTCGTTTCTTCTTCCCCTCGTCCTCTGTCCTAAAGTCAGTGACTAAGAGCTTCTACCCAAACTCTGCCCACTCTGTGCCGCAGGTCACTCCCCAGGGCTCTCCGTTGCCCACACCCCTGGGCACCCCTGTCCACCACCCTCAccacccctcctccaccccgccctcctcttcctcgtcctcGTCCTCCTCGCGGgcggagggagggggaggggtggGCTCACTGTCGCTGACCCCGCCTTCCAGCCCAGGAGGGGGAAGCGGCATGGCGGCCAGCAGCTCTGCTCACTGGAGGACCCGCCTCAATTCTTTCAAGAACAACCTGCTGGGCTCGCCCCGTTTCCATCGCCGTAAACTGCAAG TTCCTACATCAGAAGACATGTCCAGTCTAACACCAGAGTCCAGCCCTGA GCTGGCTAAGAAGTCGTGGTTTGGGAACTTCATTGGCTTGGAGAAAGAGGAGCAGATCTTTGTGGTGATCAGAGACAAACCTCTGAGTTCCGTCAAAGCCGACATTGTCCACGCCTTCTTGTCT ATCCCGTCACTCAGTCACAGCGTCCTCTCACAGACCAGCTTTCGGGCCGAGTACAAGTCCTCCGGCGGCCCCTCTGTCTTCCAGAAGCCCGTCAAGTTCCAGGTGGACATTGCTTTTTCCGAAGGCGAGAGGGAGCGAGACAGGGAGAGGAGCGAGAGGGAGGGCAGGAGGGAGACGGGAATCTACAGCGTGACGTTCACCCTCATTTCAG GTCCGAGTCGCAGGTTCAGACGAGTGGTGGAAACAATTCAAGCCCAGCTTCTCAGCTCCCATGATCAACCCATGGTACAAGCCCTAT CTGATCCCTTCCCAGATGAGAAGAACGGCCGACCCCACGGGACCCCCACCCGCCAAAACTCGAGGCGCTCCGAGGGTGGGGGCGACAGGTGCGAGTGGGGTGACCGGGCAGATGGCGGAGGCATAGGAGGCAGCGGGGGAGTTCTGCAGCGCAGAGGCTCGGCGAAAGAGAGAACCCGACTGCTGTCCTCCAATGGAACCCAATCCCAACCGTAG